Proteins encoded within one genomic window of Jiangella mangrovi:
- a CDS encoding S8 family serine peptidase — translation MRPRRPSRPRHLVVTGTAVAVVVAALLPAAASTPATSAPATAPATTGAEAPTVVTLLTGDVVTVAQEPGGERTYAVTPAPREDGRPVTFTSVSDGDSHYVLPSDAFGLVASGTVDRRLFDVAQLEPGGPPPVIVRYDGVRARLRSTPVVRTLESIDAVALDPADASGLWADLTEPAADATGSRAASLTGGVANVWLDATIRADLDVSVPHIGAPEAWEAGYDGDGVTVAVLDTGVDAGHPDLAGRITATRNFTTDADAVDGHGHGTHVAATVAGTGAAPGGSPGVAPGADLMIGKVLTSGGTGQLSWAIDGMEWAAQNGADVVNLSLSAPATDGTDPGSLAVDALSAETGTLFVVAAGNDYSDAAVGTPGAATSALTVGAVDDTDTLADFSNRGPRRGDAAIKPNLTAPGVGIVAARAAGTSMGTPVSDLHTSANGTSMATPHVAGAAALLAQAHPDWGYAELRDALASTAAPGAYTPFQQGAGRVDVARAVEQGVYGPASLDFGRIPDPATAPVTRTLTYRNATASPVALDLAVTGQGWDGRTVAAGDVRLGATQLIVPANGTATVDLTADPTVLDAGVYSGVVTATSDDGVSVRSPWSLYEAGVTHTLDVAATNRRGAPADPGLPVWVVKVDPGFVANDPFRTWNHFAWTDSEGRASLDVAEGVYDVYAQITTWDLQATESTVAVASELDVHADTATHLDARDAVLRNPDVGEPVDLLMGEIGVLRSTPDGRLFGVGALFDQSSEWTLYTTPTPAPQLGRTESYTKWTLGSTLAELRGPGFAATPEYWPHLAGPALDGDRRLPVVDAGDSGDGTSPDLESARDALALVRIRIPAGEPFGYAYALNEIQRVTTAAAEAGVAGLLFYADTPGALGIQLQATPVLQLGLSQADGDALRQAIAAGRVSRLDLDAQRSPERVYHLRLGHEGGFPADGPAVIDDADLTTLTSRYHTDTPGHEGTHAWFAFSPVMPDSTQLALGLWGGSARTELVGATGPSLRWLRETTLEGAALRSWNVFEPGERLPAERWFESPVHYGALDVAGAYPTALRCTFCRQGDRFVTGQYRLDGGGHYQHAWFDQPAVRLFRGDEELPVRGSTNQSFQLPPGTGDYRLTMDYVQPGPPDGLATRIATEWEFTSTPPTAGQLPEAYECPVAALTDPCAFQPLVQLRWDLGLDLVNSAPAGRRHTIGLHAAAPGGGPAADRLRVWFSVDDGASWRPTQVRPDGRRASGDYRVTVPHPDLDATNGHVWLRTEAWTAAGDSVVQTIERAYRLTS, via the coding sequence GTGCGACCTCGCCGCCCGAGCCGTCCCCGCCACCTCGTCGTGACCGGAACCGCCGTCGCCGTGGTGGTCGCCGCCCTGCTGCCGGCCGCGGCGAGCACCCCGGCCACCAGCGCCCCCGCGACCGCTCCCGCCACGACCGGCGCTGAAGCGCCCACCGTCGTCACCCTCCTCACCGGCGACGTCGTCACCGTCGCGCAGGAGCCGGGCGGCGAGCGGACCTACGCCGTCACCCCGGCCCCGCGCGAGGACGGCCGCCCGGTCACGTTCACCAGCGTGTCCGACGGCGACAGCCACTACGTGCTGCCCTCGGACGCGTTCGGGCTGGTCGCGAGCGGGACGGTGGACCGGCGGCTGTTCGACGTCGCGCAGCTGGAGCCGGGCGGGCCGCCGCCGGTCATCGTCCGGTACGACGGCGTGAGGGCCCGGCTGCGCAGCACGCCGGTCGTGCGGACGCTCGAGTCGATCGACGCCGTCGCCCTGGACCCCGCCGATGCGAGCGGGCTCTGGGCCGACCTCACCGAGCCGGCGGCCGACGCGACGGGCTCCCGCGCCGCCTCGCTGACCGGCGGCGTCGCGAACGTCTGGCTGGACGCGACGATCCGGGCCGACCTCGACGTCAGCGTCCCGCACATCGGCGCCCCGGAGGCATGGGAAGCGGGCTACGACGGCGATGGCGTCACCGTGGCGGTCCTCGACACCGGGGTCGACGCCGGGCACCCGGACCTAGCCGGCCGGATCACCGCGACGCGGAACTTCACGACCGACGCGGACGCCGTCGACGGCCACGGGCACGGCACCCACGTCGCCGCGACGGTCGCGGGCACCGGCGCCGCGCCCGGCGGGAGTCCCGGCGTCGCGCCCGGCGCCGACCTCATGATCGGCAAGGTCCTGACCAGCGGGGGCACCGGCCAGCTGTCGTGGGCCATCGACGGCATGGAGTGGGCCGCGCAGAACGGCGCCGACGTGGTCAACCTCAGCCTCAGCGCGCCCGCGACCGACGGCACCGACCCCGGCAGCCTCGCCGTCGACGCGCTGTCCGCCGAGACCGGCACGCTCTTCGTCGTCGCGGCGGGCAACGACTACAGCGACGCCGCCGTCGGCACACCCGGCGCCGCCACCAGCGCGCTCACCGTCGGCGCCGTCGACGACACCGACACACTCGCCGACTTCAGCAACCGCGGCCCGCGCCGGGGCGACGCCGCGATCAAGCCCAACCTCACCGCGCCGGGCGTCGGCATCGTCGCCGCCCGCGCGGCCGGCACCAGCATGGGCACGCCGGTCAGCGACCTGCACACCAGCGCCAACGGGACCTCGATGGCCACGCCGCACGTCGCCGGCGCCGCCGCGCTGCTCGCCCAGGCGCACCCCGACTGGGGCTACGCCGAGCTGAGGGACGCGCTCGCCTCGACGGCCGCGCCCGGCGCGTATACCCCGTTCCAGCAGGGCGCCGGCCGGGTCGACGTCGCCCGCGCGGTCGAGCAGGGCGTGTACGGACCCGCGAGCCTCGACTTCGGCCGCATCCCGGACCCGGCCACGGCGCCGGTCACCCGCACCCTGACCTACCGCAACGCCACCGCCTCGCCCGTCGCCCTGGACCTCGCGGTCACCGGACAGGGCTGGGACGGCCGCACGGTCGCGGCCGGCGACGTCCGGCTCGGTGCCACCCAGCTCATCGTCCCCGCGAACGGCACCGCCACCGTCGACCTCACCGCCGACCCGACCGTCCTCGACGCGGGCGTCTACTCCGGCGTCGTGACCGCCACCAGCGACGACGGCGTGAGCGTGCGGAGCCCGTGGAGCCTCTACGAGGCAGGCGTCACCCATACGCTCGACGTCGCGGCGACGAACCGCCGCGGCGCCCCGGCCGACCCCGGCCTGCCGGTCTGGGTGGTCAAGGTCGACCCCGGCTTCGTCGCCAACGACCCGTTCCGCACCTGGAACCACTTCGCCTGGACCGACTCCGAGGGCCGCGCCAGCCTCGACGTCGCCGAGGGCGTCTACGACGTGTACGCGCAGATCACGACGTGGGACCTGCAGGCGACGGAGTCGACCGTCGCCGTCGCCAGCGAGCTCGACGTCCACGCCGACACCGCCACCCACCTCGACGCCCGCGACGCCGTCCTGCGCAACCCCGACGTCGGCGAGCCGGTGGACCTGCTCATGGGCGAGATCGGCGTGCTCCGCAGTACCCCCGACGGCCGGCTGTTCGGCGTCGGCGCGCTGTTCGACCAGTCCAGCGAGTGGACGCTCTACACGACCCCGACCCCCGCTCCGCAGCTGGGCCGGACCGAGTCGTACACCAAGTGGACGCTCGGCTCGACGCTGGCCGAGCTGCGCGGACCCGGGTTCGCGGCCACGCCCGAGTACTGGCCGCACCTCGCGGGCCCCGCGCTCGACGGCGACCGCAGGCTGCCCGTCGTCGACGCCGGCGACTCGGGCGACGGGACGTCCCCCGACCTCGAGAGCGCCCGCGACGCCCTGGCGCTGGTCCGGATCCGGATCCCCGCCGGCGAGCCGTTCGGCTACGCCTACGCGCTCAACGAGATCCAGCGGGTCACGACGGCGGCCGCGGAGGCCGGCGTCGCGGGCCTCCTCTTCTACGCCGACACCCCGGGCGCGCTGGGCATCCAGCTGCAGGCGACACCGGTGCTGCAGCTCGGTCTCAGCCAGGCCGACGGCGACGCGCTGCGGCAGGCGATCGCGGCCGGTCGGGTCAGCCGGCTCGACCTCGACGCGCAGCGCTCGCCGGAGCGCGTCTACCACCTGCGGCTCGGCCACGAGGGCGGCTTCCCGGCCGACGGCCCCGCCGTCATCGACGACGCCGACCTCACCACTCTGACCAGCCGCTACCACACCGACACGCCCGGCCACGAGGGCACGCACGCCTGGTTCGCGTTCAGCCCCGTCATGCCGGACAGCACGCAGCTCGCGCTCGGCCTCTGGGGCGGCAGCGCGCGCACCGAGCTGGTCGGCGCCACCGGCCCGTCGCTGCGCTGGCTACGCGAGACGACGCTGGAGGGCGCCGCGCTGCGGTCGTGGAACGTGTTCGAGCCCGGCGAGCGGCTGCCGGCCGAGCGCTGGTTCGAGTCGCCGGTCCACTACGGCGCACTGGACGTCGCCGGCGCCTACCCGACCGCGCTGCGCTGTACGTTCTGCCGCCAGGGCGACCGGTTCGTCACCGGCCAGTACCGCCTCGACGGCGGCGGGCACTACCAGCACGCCTGGTTCGACCAGCCGGCCGTCCGGCTGTTCCGCGGCGACGAGGAGCTCCCGGTCCGCGGCTCGACCAACCAGTCGTTCCAGCTGCCGCCCGGCACCGGCGACTACCGGCTGACCATGGACTACGTCCAGCCCGGCCCGCCCGACGGCCTCGCCACCCGGATCGCGACGGAATGGGAGTTCACGTCCACGCCGCCGACGGCCGGACAGCTGCCGGAGGCCTACGAGTGCCCGGTCGCGGCGCTCACCGACCCGTGCGCGTTCCAGCCGCTCGTGCAGTTGCGGTGGGACCTCGGCCTCGACCTGGTCAACAGCGCACCGGCCGGCCGGCGACACACCATCGGACTGCACGCCGCGGCACCCGGCGGCGGTCCGGCCGCCGACCGGCTGCGGGTCTGGTTCTCCGTCGACGACGGCGCCAGCTGGCGGCCCACCCAGGTCCGGCCCGACGGCCGCCGCGCCAGCGGCGACTACCGGGTCACCGTCCCGCACCCGGACCTCGACGCGACCAACGGCCACGTCTGGCTGCGCACCGAGGCGTGGACGGCCGCCGGCGACTCCGTCGTCCAGACGATCGAGCGCGCCTACCGGCTCACCAGCTGA
- a CDS encoding GAF domain-containing protein, whose translation MEPLVYRAPLRSRRPDVPDGAGVERALAAGVCGLGGELPPSSAPGSVLAAAAALERVDGERAARRLLRFAAVPDGAFAWTRDVDGAYLLGRLDGPYRYDASAPARAADLVHVRPCRWLPAPVDAARVPAAVVATFGRGGRNLQRIRDAAVGAQTAELWSGGGAGVE comes from the coding sequence ATGGAACCGCTCGTGTACCGCGCGCCGCTGCGGTCCCGGCGGCCGGACGTGCCCGACGGCGCCGGGGTCGAGCGGGCACTGGCGGCGGGCGTGTGCGGGCTGGGAGGTGAGCTGCCGCCGTCGTCGGCGCCCGGCTCGGTCCTTGCGGCGGCCGCGGCGCTGGAGCGGGTCGACGGCGAGCGTGCGGCTCGGCGGCTGCTGCGGTTCGCGGCCGTGCCCGACGGCGCCTTCGCCTGGACCCGCGACGTCGACGGCGCCTACCTGCTCGGGAGGCTCGACGGGCCGTACCGCTACGACGCGAGCGCGCCGGCCCGGGCGGCCGACCTGGTGCACGTGCGGCCGTGCCGCTGGCTGCCCGCGCCCGTCGACGCTGCGCGGGTGCCGGCCGCGGTGGTGGCGACGTTCGGGCGGGGCGGGCGGAACCTCCAGCGGATCCGCGACGCCGCCGTCGGTGCGCAGACGGCGGAGCTCTGGTCAGGCGGCGGGGCCGGCGTCGAGTAG
- a CDS encoding WYL domain-containing protein — MTADAERGTTERVLTLLGLLQQRQVWTGPELAERLNVTPRTVRRDVERLRALGYPVHASQGVGGGYQLGAGQDLPPLLLDDEEAIATTLSLLATAGAGGAGGAVAGAGDAALRALTKLDRVLPARLQREVRALSGSVESFGGGRAPVDPGLLMTLARACRDEVETGFDYPAGRSGSEARRRRVEPYRLVASDRRWYLLAYDLDRDDWRSFRVDRMTDVTARTWRFRPREAPDAATFVQESVASRVYPRQARFLVHAPATTVRAQVPASAAVVRPLDGERCEVLSGAANLDLVLMHVLLLGHAFEVLDPPELATRSRELAQRLLDAGPAA, encoded by the coding sequence GTGACGGCCGACGCGGAGCGGGGGACGACGGAGCGGGTGCTGACCCTGCTCGGGCTGCTGCAGCAGCGCCAGGTCTGGACCGGGCCCGAGCTGGCCGAGCGACTGAACGTCACGCCGCGGACGGTGCGGCGCGACGTCGAGCGGCTGCGCGCGCTCGGCTACCCGGTGCACGCGAGCCAGGGCGTCGGCGGTGGGTACCAGCTCGGCGCGGGACAGGACCTGCCGCCGCTGCTGTTGGACGACGAGGAGGCGATCGCGACGACCCTCTCCCTCCTCGCGACCGCGGGCGCGGGCGGCGCGGGTGGCGCCGTCGCCGGAGCGGGCGACGCCGCGCTGCGGGCGCTGACCAAGCTCGACCGGGTACTGCCCGCCCGCCTGCAGCGCGAGGTGCGCGCGCTCTCCGGCTCGGTCGAGTCCTTCGGCGGCGGCCGCGCGCCGGTCGACCCCGGCCTGCTGATGACGCTGGCCCGGGCCTGCCGCGACGAGGTCGAGACCGGGTTCGACTACCCGGCCGGGCGGTCCGGGAGCGAGGCGCGACGGCGCCGGGTCGAGCCGTACCGGCTGGTCGCCTCCGACCGGCGCTGGTACCTGCTCGCGTACGACCTCGACCGCGACGACTGGCGCAGCTTCCGCGTCGACCGGATGACGGACGTGACGGCGCGCACCTGGCGGTTCCGCCCGCGCGAGGCGCCCGACGCGGCCACGTTCGTGCAGGAGAGCGTCGCGAGCCGGGTCTATCCGCGTCAGGCCCGCTTCCTCGTGCACGCGCCGGCGACGACGGTGCGCGCCCAGGTCCCGGCGTCGGCGGCGGTCGTCCGGCCGCTCGACGGCGAGCGCTGCGAGGTGCTCAGCGGCGCCGCGAACCTCGACCTCGTGCTCATGCACGTGCTGTTGCTGGGGCACGCGTTCGAGGTCCTCGACCCGCCTGAGCTGGCGACCCGCAGTCGCGAGCTGGCGCAGCGACTACTCGACGCCGGCCCCGCCGCCTGA
- a CDS encoding HD domain-containing protein, whose translation MRTFGAWASFDDARVALTGRLPDGDLDRLGAVYAFAAERHADQTRPAGEPYTRHLLEAMEILAVALDVDDADLLAAALLHDAVEDTPTTSAEVEERFGPRVAELVAHVTKPPSSPSAPDEDRAAVREGYLSGLRDLPADALLLKLADRYSNVQRLHTHPRPAKQRAYYAETRRYLVPLAAVDPRLEALFADWERTYEYLSR comes from the coding sequence ATGAGGACGTTCGGCGCCTGGGCGTCGTTCGACGATGCGCGGGTCGCGTTGACCGGACGGTTGCCCGACGGCGACCTCGACCGGCTGGGCGCGGTGTACGCGTTCGCGGCCGAGCGGCATGCGGACCAGACCCGGCCGGCCGGCGAGCCTTACACTCGGCACCTGCTCGAGGCCATGGAGATCCTGGCAGTCGCGCTGGACGTCGACGACGCCGACCTGCTCGCCGCCGCCCTGTTGCACGACGCCGTCGAGGACACCCCCACGACGTCGGCGGAGGTCGAGGAGCGCTTCGGCCCCCGCGTCGCCGAACTGGTCGCCCACGTCACCAAGCCGCCGTCGTCTCCGTCGGCGCCCGACGAGGACCGCGCCGCCGTTCGGGAGGGCTATCTCAGCGGGCTGCGTGACCTGCCCGCCGACGCGCTGCTGCTCAAACTGGCCGACCGCTACAGCAACGTCCAGCGCCTGCACACCCACCCGCGGCCGGCGAAACAGCGCGCCTACTACGCCGAGACCCGCCGCTACCTCGTCCCGCTGGCCGCCGTCGACCCGCGGCTGGAGGCGCTCTTCGCCGACTGGGAGCGCACGTACGAGTACCTCAGTCGGTGA
- a CDS encoding maleylpyruvate isomerase family mycothiol-dependent enzyme yields MDTSAYLNVVVEQTGTLAEWVHGKDPAAPVPTTPKWTLADLVDHVGSTQRMVTMLVGERMTAPDDAYARYVPGPADPGQWRDWLNESAAEARDAFASVTDDTPVWDPSGDDAGVRFWSRRLFGEACIHRADAASALGTRYELAPSSAVGALEDWLDTMTSQGYLENRPDYAAAMRGTGQTLHFHATDAPGEWLARREPENVVLERVHAEADVTVSGPATDLMLVISRRRPLSAAPGLDVQGDRTLFDRWIEQMDWVTD; encoded by the coding sequence ATGGACACCTCCGCATACTTGAACGTCGTCGTCGAGCAGACGGGCACGCTGGCCGAGTGGGTGCACGGGAAGGATCCAGCCGCGCCGGTGCCCACGACCCCGAAGTGGACCCTGGCCGATCTCGTCGACCACGTCGGCTCGACGCAGCGCATGGTGACCATGCTCGTCGGCGAGCGGATGACCGCGCCCGACGACGCGTACGCCCGCTACGTCCCCGGGCCGGCCGACCCGGGACAGTGGCGCGACTGGCTGAACGAGAGCGCGGCCGAGGCGAGGGACGCGTTCGCGTCGGTCACCGACGACACGCCGGTGTGGGATCCGTCCGGCGACGACGCGGGCGTGCGGTTCTGGTCGCGCCGGCTGTTCGGCGAGGCCTGCATCCACCGCGCGGACGCGGCGTCGGCGCTCGGCACGCGGTACGAGCTGGCGCCGTCGTCCGCTGTCGGGGCGCTCGAGGACTGGCTGGACACCATGACGTCCCAGGGCTATCTGGAGAACCGGCCCGACTACGCCGCAGCGATGCGCGGCACCGGGCAGACCCTGCACTTCCACGCCACCGACGCGCCCGGGGAGTGGCTGGCCCGCCGCGAGCCGGAGAACGTCGTCCTGGAACGCGTGCACGCGGAGGCGGACGTCACGGTCAGCGGCCCGGCCACCGACCTCATGCTCGTGATCAGCCGTCGCCGCCCGCTGAGCGCGGCCCCCGGCCTCGATGTGCAGGGCGATCGCACCCTGTTCGACCGCTGGATCGAGCAGATGGACTGGGTCACCGACTGA
- a CDS encoding dihydrofolate reductase family protein, with product MGQVIMHNVVSLDGFIADQNDDVGPLHEWYFSGDTPITPPNNQRPDGPEKFDHSGAGVDFKVSGASAEYVGPMWEGIGASIMGRRLFDLVNGWEGQPPAGDHVVVVSHRPKPDGWHPEASYHFVDDVTTAVATAKELAGDRTVIVNAGVVGGQALAAGLVDEVAMDVVPVVFGSGRRYFGDIDRQHLLDDPHVVIQGDRVLHLRFTVRR from the coding sequence CGACGTCGGGCCACTGCATGAGTGGTACTTCAGCGGAGACACCCCGATCACGCCGCCGAACAACCAGAGGCCCGACGGGCCCGAGAAGTTCGACCACTCCGGCGCTGGTGTCGACTTCAAGGTGTCCGGCGCCTCGGCGGAGTACGTCGGACCCATGTGGGAAGGCATCGGCGCCAGCATCATGGGCCGGCGCCTGTTCGATCTCGTGAACGGCTGGGAAGGTCAGCCACCCGCAGGCGACCACGTGGTCGTCGTGTCCCACCGGCCCAAACCGGACGGATGGCATCCCGAGGCGTCCTACCACTTCGTCGACGACGTGACCACAGCCGTCGCCACGGCGAAGGAACTGGCGGGCGACCGGACCGTCATCGTGAATGCCGGGGTGGTCGGAGGCCAGGCCCTCGCCGCCGGACTCGTCGACGAGGTGGCGATGGACGTGGTGCCCGTGGTCTTCGGGTCGGGTAGGCGCTACTTCGGAGACATCGACCGCCAACACCTGCTCGACGACCCACACGTGGTCATCCAGGGTGACCGCGTGCTGCATCTTCGGTTCACGGTCCGTCGCTGA